One genomic window of Indioceanicola profundi includes the following:
- a CDS encoding CgeB family protein — MRFVFFVHSLFSDWNHGNAHFLRGLVRELQTRGHAVRTLEPADGWSRSNMLAEAEGPAALEDIHRTFPDLASELYDPAALDLDAALDGADVVIVHEWNDPALIAALGARRKAGGGFRLLFHDTHHRSITQPQEMSRYDLSAFDGVLAFGEAVRQRYLAEGWSRRAWTFHEAADTSIFTPQPAAEPVRDLIWVGNWGDEERTEELHQFLLDPVRRLKLDADVWGVRYPDEGRMALAASGIRYRGWMPNHRVPQAFGESRVTVHVPRRPYVQALPGIPTIRVFEALACGIPLVSAPWEDAEGLFRVGRDFRMVQDGAAMTAALRELLMDSDAAAEQARCGLETIRARHTCAHRVDQLLGICAELGAPGSFLTLAEVS, encoded by the coding sequence ATGCGCTTCGTTTTCTTCGTCCATTCCCTCTTCTCCGACTGGAATCACGGCAATGCCCATTTCCTGCGCGGACTGGTGAGGGAGCTTCAGACCCGCGGTCATGCGGTCCGTACGTTGGAGCCCGCCGACGGCTGGAGCCGCAGCAACATGCTGGCCGAGGCGGAGGGGCCGGCGGCGCTGGAGGACATCCACCGCACGTTCCCCGACCTCGCCTCCGAGCTTTACGATCCGGCGGCGCTGGACCTGGATGCGGCGCTGGACGGGGCGGATGTGGTCATCGTCCATGAATGGAACGATCCGGCCCTGATCGCGGCGCTGGGCGCCCGTCGCAAGGCCGGCGGCGGCTTCCGACTGCTGTTCCACGATACGCATCACCGCAGCATCACCCAGCCGCAGGAGATGTCGCGCTACGACCTCTCCGCCTTCGACGGGGTGCTGGCCTTCGGCGAGGCGGTGCGGCAGCGCTATCTGGCGGAGGGCTGGAGCCGGCGGGCCTGGACCTTCCATGAGGCGGCGGATACCAGCATCTTCACCCCGCAACCCGCCGCGGAGCCGGTCCGCGACCTGATCTGGGTCGGCAATTGGGGCGATGAGGAGCGGACGGAGGAGCTGCACCAGTTCCTGCTGGACCCCGTGCGCCGCCTGAAGCTCGATGCCGACGTCTGGGGCGTGCGCTATCCGGACGAGGGGCGGATGGCCCTGGCGGCCAGCGGCATCCGCTACCGCGGCTGGATGCCGAACCACCGGGTTCCGCAGGCCTTCGGCGAGAGCCGCGTCACTGTCCATGTGCCGCGCCGACCCTATGTGCAGGCCCTGCCGGGCATTCCCACCATCCGGGTGTTCGAGGCGCTGGCCTGCGGCATCCCGCTGGTCTCCGCCCCCTGGGAGGATGCGGAGGGGCTGTTCCGGGTCGGCCGGGATTTCCGCATGGTCCAGGACGGCGCCGCCATGACGGCCGCCCTTCGCGAGTTGCTGATGGACAGCGACGCGGCGGCGGAGCAGGCCCGTTGCGGCCTCGAAACGATCCGCGCCCGCCACACCTGCGCCCACCGGGTGGACCAGCTTCTTGGCATCTGCGCCGAGCTTGGCGCCCCCGGTTCCTTCCTGACCCTGGCCGAGGTGTCCTGA
- a CDS encoding glycosyltransferase family 4 protein, which yields MTEPPGHVLMTADCLGGIWDYALTLAGELGRRGTQVTLAVLGGPLAEDQRAAAQAVPGLSLAESGFKLEWMPDCGDDVARSGQWLLELEREVKPDLVHINGYAHAALPFTAPVLCVAHSCVASWFAAVKGEELPERFDGYWESVAAGLAAAGRVVAPSRTMAADLALHYGVAPEVTVIPNGIDPAGFAPGAKEPVVLSVGRVWDEAKNIAVLDRVARGIGAPVLVAGDVRGPDGTERRPDYAMALGRLPRAELRDLYARARIFCHPARYEPFGLAALEAALSGCALVLGDIPSLREVWGDAAIYVRPDDVDGLRRALNGLLADSCRAADLAQHARIRARRYTASAMVEAYLDLYADLREPRAPRAAETATAA from the coding sequence ATGACCGAGCCGCCCGGCCATGTCCTGATGACCGCCGATTGTCTCGGCGGCATCTGGGATTATGCGCTGACGCTGGCGGGGGAACTCGGTCGGCGGGGCACGCAGGTGACCCTGGCCGTGCTGGGGGGACCGCTGGCGGAAGACCAGCGTGCCGCGGCGCAGGCGGTCCCTGGCCTGTCCCTGGCGGAAAGCGGCTTCAAGCTGGAATGGATGCCGGACTGCGGGGACGATGTCGCCCGGTCGGGACAGTGGCTGCTGGAGCTGGAGCGGGAGGTGAAGCCCGATCTGGTCCACATCAACGGCTATGCCCATGCCGCCCTGCCTTTCACCGCCCCGGTTCTCTGCGTCGCCCACTCCTGTGTCGCAAGCTGGTTCGCCGCGGTGAAGGGGGAGGAGCTGCCGGAGCGCTTCGACGGGTATTGGGAGAGCGTCGCCGCCGGCCTTGCCGCGGCAGGCAGGGTGGTCGCGCCTAGCCGCACAATGGCGGCCGATCTGGCCCTGCACTATGGCGTGGCGCCGGAGGTGACCGTCATCCCGAACGGCATCGATCCGGCCGGCTTCGCTCCCGGCGCCAAGGAACCGGTCGTGCTCTCTGTCGGCCGTGTCTGGGATGAGGCGAAGAACATCGCCGTGCTGGACCGTGTCGCCCGCGGCATCGGCGCGCCCGTGCTGGTGGCGGGCGATGTCCGCGGTCCGGACGGGACGGAACGGCGGCCGGACTACGCCATGGCGCTGGGGCGGCTGCCGCGGGCTGAACTGCGCGACCTCTATGCCCGCGCCCGCATCTTCTGCCATCCGGCCCGGTACGAGCCCTTCGGGCTGGCCGCGCTGGAGGCGGCGCTGTCCGGCTGCGCGCTGGTGTTGGGCGACATCCCCAGCCTGCGGGAGGTCTGGGGCGATGCCGCCATCTATGTCCGGCCGGACGATGTGGACGGTTTGCGCCGCGCCCTGAACGGACTGCTGGCCGATTCCTGCCGGGCGGCCGATCTGGCCCAGCATGCCCGCATCCGCGCCCGCCGGTACACCGCCTCCGCCATGGTGGAGGCCTATCTCGACCTCTATGCCGATCTGCGGGAACCGCGCGCGCCAAGAGCGGCCGAAACCGCCACCGCTGCCTGA
- a CDS encoding NAD-dependent epimerase/dehydratase family protein has protein sequence MKDGTSPILDRNGDRPVLITGGAGFVGTNLASRLARQGRKVIVYDNLSRAGVERNLTWLKATHGDMVEAEVADIRDGERLAAAVARAGSVFHFAAQVAVTTSLTDPVHDFEVNALGTLRLLEVVRAQQTPPTVLFSSTNKVYGALADLELEEGPASYQPRDPVQALGVTEDRPLDFHSPYGCSKGAADQYVVDYARSYGLPAAVLRMSCIYGPHQFGTEDQGWVAHFLIAAGKGDTITLYGTGKQVRDILHVDDLVDAFLLAEERMPDLRGQAFNMGGGAENALSLRTVLNIIEELQGAAPAVSFGPWRTGDQPWYVANSARFRQATGWSPKVEARDGIGRLHRWLTSGQIAPASSAALAESR, from the coding sequence ATGAAGGACGGAACCTCTCCCATCCTGGACCGGAACGGCGACCGTCCCGTCCTGATCACCGGCGGGGCTGGCTTCGTCGGCACCAATCTGGCCTCCCGGCTCGCGCGCCAGGGCCGCAAGGTCATCGTCTACGACAACCTTTCCCGCGCCGGGGTGGAGCGGAACCTGACCTGGCTCAAGGCCACCCATGGCGACATGGTGGAGGCCGAAGTGGCCGACATCCGCGATGGGGAGCGGCTGGCGGCCGCCGTTGCGCGGGCCGGCAGCGTGTTCCACTTCGCCGCCCAGGTGGCGGTGACCACCAGCCTGACCGACCCGGTTCATGATTTCGAGGTCAATGCCCTGGGCACGCTCCGCCTGTTGGAGGTGGTGCGGGCGCAGCAGACCCCGCCCACTGTGCTGTTCAGCTCCACCAACAAGGTCTATGGCGCGCTCGCCGATCTGGAGCTGGAGGAGGGGCCGGCCAGCTACCAGCCGCGCGATCCCGTCCAGGCGCTGGGCGTGACGGAGGACCGGCCGCTGGACTTCCACAGCCCCTATGGCTGCTCCAAGGGCGCTGCCGACCAGTATGTGGTCGACTATGCCCGCAGCTACGGCCTGCCTGCCGCGGTGCTGCGGATGAGCTGCATCTACGGCCCGCACCAGTTCGGGACGGAGGATCAGGGCTGGGTGGCCCATTTCCTGATCGCCGCCGGCAAGGGCGACACCATCACCCTCTATGGCACCGGCAAGCAGGTGCGCGACATCCTGCATGTGGACGATCTGGTAGACGCCTTCCTCCTGGCGGAGGAGCGGATGCCGGACCTGCGCGGGCAGGCCTTCAACATGGGCGGCGGCGCGGAGAACGCGCTCAGCCTCCGCACCGTGCTGAACATCATCGAAGAGCTTCAGGGGGCGGCCCCGGCCGTCAGCTTCGGCCCCTGGCGCACTGGCGATCAGCCCTGGTACGTGGCCAATTCCGCCCGCTTCCGGCAGGCGACGGGCTGGTCTCCCAAGGTGGAAGCGCGCGACGGCATCGGCCGGCTGCACCGCTGGCTGACCTCCGGCCAGATCGCGCCGGCCTCTTCCGCCGCCCTGGCGGAAAGCCGGTAA
- a CDS encoding NAD-dependent epimerase/dehydratase family protein, translating into MAKNILITGGAGFIGSHLADQLLAAGHRVRALDCLSPQVHPDGERPDYLDPDVELIKGDVRDANAVTSALKGIDTVYHFAAMVGVGQSMYQVADYTGVNDLGTAVLLQALIERPVERLVVASSMSVYGEGLYRQADGTLVEGQERPRARLERAEWELPGSDGGELVPVPTPESKQPVLSSIYALGKYVQERQCLLIGSAYGIPTTALRFFNVYGTRQALSNPYTGVLAIFASRLLNGKRPMIFEDGRQQRDFVHVKDVANACRLVLESPASANAVLNVGSGRAVSIAELGERLARIVGKEHLTPEVTGRYRVGDIRHCFADIGKARALLGYEPQVTQEEGMAELAEWLSGQVCVDRVDEASKELAMRGLTV; encoded by the coding sequence ATGGCAAAGAACATCCTCATCACGGGCGGCGCCGGTTTCATTGGTTCGCATCTGGCGGATCAGTTATTGGCAGCCGGCCACCGCGTGCGTGCGCTGGACTGCCTGTCGCCGCAGGTGCATCCAGACGGTGAGCGGCCCGACTATCTCGATCCCGATGTCGAGTTGATCAAGGGCGACGTCCGGGATGCCAACGCCGTGACGTCCGCGCTGAAGGGCATCGACACTGTCTATCACTTCGCCGCCATGGTCGGCGTGGGGCAGAGCATGTACCAGGTCGCCGACTATACAGGCGTCAACGACCTCGGCACCGCCGTGCTGCTCCAGGCCCTGATCGAACGCCCGGTGGAGCGGCTGGTCGTCGCCTCCTCCATGAGCGTCTATGGCGAGGGGCTCTACCGTCAGGCTGATGGAACGCTGGTCGAGGGGCAGGAGCGTCCGCGCGCCCGGCTGGAGCGGGCCGAGTGGGAGCTGCCGGGCTCCGACGGCGGGGAGCTGGTTCCGGTGCCGACGCCGGAGTCGAAGCAGCCGGTGCTCTCCTCCATCTATGCGCTCGGCAAGTATGTCCAGGAGCGGCAATGCCTGCTGATCGGCAGCGCCTACGGTATCCCGACCACGGCCCTGCGGTTCTTCAACGTCTATGGTACCCGTCAGGCGCTCAGCAATCCCTACACCGGCGTGCTGGCGATCTTCGCCTCCCGCCTGCTGAACGGGAAGCGGCCGATGATCTTCGAGGATGGGCGGCAGCAGCGTGATTTCGTCCATGTGAAGGACGTGGCGAATGCCTGTCGGCTGGTGCTGGAAAGCCCCGCCTCCGCCAATGCCGTTCTGAATGTCGGCAGCGGCCGCGCCGTCTCCATCGCGGAGCTGGGCGAGCGGTTGGCCCGCATCGTCGGCAAGGAGCACCTGACGCCGGAGGTGACCGGCCGCTACCGCGTCGGCGACATCCGCCACTGCTTCGCCGATATCGGCAAGGCCCGTGCACTGCTGGGCTATGAGCCGCAGGTCACCCAGGAGGAGGGCATGGCGGAGCTGGCCGAATGGCTGTCGGGTCAGGTCTGCGTGGACCGGGTGGACGAGGCGTCCAAGGAACTGGCCATGCGGGGGCTGACGGTATGA
- a CDS encoding trans-sulfuration enzyme family protein produces the protein MAARTTPETPHPDTLLANGMGVHDADTYGVIPAIHPATTFLRAGDLSYPAGYSYARPINPTFTAAEQLLCTLEGGAEALLFSSGMSAATALFQTLSPGDHVIAPQVMYWALRRWLRGFAAQWGLAVDFVDMTDADAVRAAVRTGSTRILWVETPANPTWCITDLTAMAEIAHGVGAILAVDNTVPTPLLTRPIEFGADIVMHSATKYLNGHSDVLAGALVTAREDERWAKVRAVRADHGGIPGPFEAWLLLRGMRTMGLRVERASSTAMAIARHFANHPGVAEVLYPGLESHSGHAVAARQMRGGFSGMLSIRIAGGEQASIDVAAALEIWTRATSLGGVESLVEHRRSVEGADSPCPPDLLRMSCGIEHPGDLIADLEQALEKVRA, from the coding sequence ATGGCCGCCAGGACGACGCCCGAGACCCCGCATCCCGATACGCTGCTGGCCAACGGCATGGGAGTCCATGATGCGGATACCTACGGCGTGATTCCAGCCATTCATCCGGCGACGACATTCCTGCGGGCGGGCGATTTGAGCTACCCCGCCGGTTATAGCTATGCCCGGCCGATCAATCCCACCTTCACGGCGGCGGAACAGTTGCTGTGCACGCTGGAAGGCGGGGCGGAGGCCCTTCTCTTCTCTTCCGGCATGTCGGCTGCGACGGCTTTGTTCCAGACGCTGTCGCCGGGCGACCATGTGATCGCGCCGCAGGTGATGTACTGGGCCCTTCGCAGATGGCTGCGCGGCTTCGCCGCCCAGTGGGGACTGGCGGTGGACTTCGTCGACATGACGGACGCGGACGCTGTCCGCGCCGCCGTCCGCACGGGCAGCACCCGCATCCTCTGGGTGGAGACTCCGGCGAACCCCACCTGGTGCATCACCGATCTGACTGCCATGGCGGAGATCGCCCACGGAGTCGGCGCCATCCTGGCGGTGGATAACACGGTCCCCACCCCGCTGCTGACCCGACCAATCGAGTTCGGCGCCGACATCGTGATGCATTCGGCCACCAAATACCTCAATGGTCATAGCGACGTGCTGGCCGGCGCGCTGGTGACCGCGCGGGAGGATGAGCGTTGGGCCAAGGTGAGGGCGGTGCGTGCCGACCATGGCGGCATCCCCGGCCCGTTCGAGGCCTGGCTCCTGTTGCGGGGTATGCGCACCATGGGGCTGCGGGTGGAGCGCGCCAGTTCGACGGCCATGGCGATTGCCCGGCACTTCGCGAACCATCCCGGCGTGGCGGAGGTGCTGTATCCCGGGCTGGAGAGCCATTCCGGCCATGCGGTAGCGGCGCGCCAGATGCGGGGCGGCTTCAGCGGCATGCTGTCCATCCGCATCGCCGGCGGGGAGCAGGCTTCGATCGATGTTGCCGCGGCGCTGGAAATCTGGACCCGCGCCACATCGCTGGGCGGGGTGGAAAGTCTGGTGGAGCACCGGCGTTCGGTGGAGGGGGCCGACAGCCCCTGTCCGCCCGACCTGCTGCGCATGTCCTGCGGGATCGAGCATCCGGGCGACCTGATCGCCGATCTGGAGCAGGCGCTGGAAAAGGTCCGGGCGTAG
- a CDS encoding polyphosphate kinase 2 family protein, which translates to MPDTPSPIRFADLPMDRSAYGEKQDYEKELARLQETVLHVQQAYWHGGLRAVIVLEGWDAAGKGGAIRRLTEKLDPRGAHVWPIGAPSADEQGRHYLYRFWQRIPSPGTFAIFDRSWYGRVLVERVEGFASREAWTRAYREINEFERMLTDDGVRIVKLFLHITKEEQLKRFEERLKNPYKRWKLTEEDLRNRERWDDYIRAAEEMFDRTSTPDAPWTLIPANYKWHARTAVLRAVVDRLGEGVDVTPPPLDASVQKAAADMLGIKL; encoded by the coding sequence ATGCCCGACACACCGTCCCCGATCCGCTTCGCCGATCTGCCGATGGATCGCTCCGCATATGGCGAGAAGCAGGATTACGAAAAGGAGCTGGCCCGGCTCCAGGAAACCGTTCTGCATGTGCAGCAGGCGTACTGGCACGGCGGGTTGCGGGCCGTGATCGTGCTGGAAGGATGGGACGCGGCTGGCAAGGGCGGGGCGATACGCCGACTGACCGAGAAGCTGGACCCGCGCGGCGCCCATGTCTGGCCGATCGGCGCGCCATCCGCGGATGAGCAGGGGCGCCACTATCTCTACAGGTTCTGGCAGCGCATCCCGTCGCCCGGCACCTTCGCGATCTTCGACCGGTCCTGGTACGGGCGCGTGCTGGTGGAGCGGGTGGAGGGCTTCGCCAGCCGGGAAGCCTGGACCCGCGCCTATCGCGAAATCAACGAGTTCGAGAGGATGCTGACCGACGACGGGGTCCGGATCGTCAAACTGTTCCTGCACATCACCAAGGAGGAACAGCTCAAGCGCTTCGAGGAGCGTCTCAAAAATCCCTACAAGCGCTGGAAACTCACCGAGGAGGATCTGCGCAATCGGGAGCGCTGGGACGATTATATCCGGGCCGCTGAGGAGATGTTCGACCGGACAAGCACGCCCGATGCGCCTTGGACCCTGATCCCGGCCAACTACAAATGGCACGCCCGGACCGCCGTGCTGCGCGCCGTGGTGGACCGGTTGGGCGAAGGCGTGGACGTGACGCCGCCGCCCCTGGACGCGAGCGTACAGAAGGCGGCGGCGGACATGCTGGGGATCAAGCTCTGA
- a CDS encoding maltotransferase domain-containing protein, translated as MSNPALRISPADTSPPENRLGSPPPGAQPSAGQQTAPGPRIYNLFPLLAGTVADWRQHLPRVARMGFDWIYLNPIHYPGFSGSLYAVKDPFRLNDLFRAGEGDESEQLQGFFEESGRHGLKVMLDLVVNHTAKDSALVSQHPDWYRRENDGTLYSPRAIDPEDPSNVTIWGDLAELDYDNPTARDGLIRYFADWVKQQVAMGVKGFRCDAAYLVPAGVWRALIEAARSEDPDCKFFAETLGCTTEQVEALADAGFDYIFNSSKWWDFRSDWLLEQFEQFRTIAPSIAFPESHDTNRLAAELQAELGTDDPRQLAAALRMRYLFSASISSGVMVPAGFEYAFTRKLDVVNTRPGDWQAEAAQPRLDLTGFIAEVNAMKAATPALNMEGPLSRLTRPDDALVGLLRACPVSGESALILLNPDGWQAHGIDPGILLTAANGMSFRDVTPGRAPMRLDPGVPVMLEPLELRVFRGQSIRVSVQRSEQESMDLLNRLADDRVAVEDVYPTIDGGRFAVKRAVGDVLEVWADVFADGHDKIAAVVQYRILGEKTPDGEEDWAEVPMAVVQNDRWTGRVSLTRNARWVYRIEAWRDLYATWRSDTRKKLDAGRDISLELVEGRTLLEQAVEQARDRGKATLAAHLDLVRNIPDWDRNRLTDAMLSESLAADMARFGPRTNRSHSREYEVFVDRPAARFSSWYELFPRSMSDDPNRHGTFDDVIRKLPYVRDMGFDVLYFPPIHPIGLTNRKGRNNSLKAEPGDPGSPYAIGSEAGGHDAIHPELGSLEDFHRLVHAAREHGLEIALDFAIQCSPDHPWIKEHPEWFEWRPDGTIRFAENPPKKYEDIVNVSFYQGGLPSLWITLRDVILFWVEQGVKIFRVDNPHTKPLPFWEWMIREVQDRHPDTLFLAEAFTRPKMMKRLAKLGFSQSYTYFTWRQHKQEMTEYLVELTQGPEKEHYRPNFFVNTPDIDPPYLHSENPAAFKMRAALATTLSSVWGMYSGFEMCVGKPVPGKEEYLDSEKYELKAWNWDDPKNIRDYIRALNRMRRRYPALQQLTNLRFYNAYHDQVIYYGKLAPQGGEMILAAVNMNPNETAHHVAIEVPLWEFGLPDDGVVEVEDLFTGGRWFWYGKWQHVTLDPGINPAAIWRIARTG; from the coding sequence ATGTCGAATCCCGCCCTCCGCATCAGCCCCGCCGATACCAGCCCGCCGGAGAACCGCCTCGGCTCCCCGCCGCCGGGCGCCCAGCCCTCGGCAGGGCAGCAGACCGCGCCCGGTCCGCGCATTTACAATCTGTTCCCGTTGCTTGCCGGCACCGTCGCCGACTGGCGACAGCATCTGCCGCGTGTCGCCAGGATGGGGTTCGATTGGATTTACCTGAACCCGATCCATTACCCCGGCTTTTCCGGCAGCCTGTATGCGGTTAAGGACCCCTTCCGGCTGAACGACCTGTTCCGGGCCGGCGAGGGCGACGAGTCCGAACAGCTCCAAGGCTTCTTCGAGGAGTCCGGACGGCACGGGCTGAAGGTCATGCTGGATCTGGTGGTGAACCACACCGCCAAGGACTCCGCCCTGGTGAGCCAGCATCCCGACTGGTACCGGCGTGAGAATGACGGGACCCTCTACAGCCCCCGCGCCATCGACCCGGAGGACCCGTCCAACGTTACCATCTGGGGGGACCTCGCCGAGCTGGACTATGACAATCCCACCGCCCGCGACGGCCTGATCCGCTACTTCGCGGACTGGGTGAAGCAACAGGTGGCGATGGGCGTGAAGGGGTTCCGGTGCGACGCCGCCTATCTGGTGCCGGCCGGCGTCTGGCGCGCCCTGATCGAGGCGGCGCGTTCGGAGGACCCGGACTGCAAGTTCTTCGCCGAGACGCTGGGCTGCACCACGGAGCAGGTCGAGGCGCTGGCGGATGCCGGCTTCGACTATATCTTCAACAGCTCGAAATGGTGGGATTTCCGTTCCGACTGGCTGCTGGAGCAGTTCGAGCAGTTCAGGACCATCGCCCCCTCCATCGCTTTTCCCGAGAGCCATGATACCAACCGCCTGGCGGCGGAGCTTCAAGCCGAGCTGGGCACGGACGATCCCCGCCAGCTCGCCGCGGCGCTGCGCATGCGCTATCTTTTCTCCGCCAGCATCAGCAGCGGCGTCATGGTGCCCGCCGGGTTCGAGTACGCCTTCACCCGCAAGCTGGATGTGGTCAACACCCGCCCCGGCGACTGGCAGGCGGAAGCCGCGCAGCCCAGGCTGGACCTGACCGGCTTCATCGCCGAGGTCAATGCCATGAAGGCCGCCACCCCGGCCCTGAACATGGAAGGCCCCCTCTCCCGCCTGACGCGGCCGGACGATGCCCTGGTCGGCCTGCTGCGGGCATGCCCGGTGTCGGGCGAGTCCGCGCTGATCCTGCTGAACCCGGACGGATGGCAGGCACATGGCATCGATCCCGGCATCCTGCTGACCGCCGCCAACGGGATGAGCTTCCGCGACGTGACTCCCGGCCGAGCGCCGATGCGGCTGGACCCAGGCGTTCCGGTGATGCTGGAACCGTTGGAGCTGCGCGTTTTCCGCGGTCAGTCCATCCGCGTCTCCGTCCAGCGTTCGGAGCAGGAGAGTATGGACCTGCTGAACCGGCTGGCCGATGACCGCGTGGCGGTGGAGGATGTTTATCCCACCATCGATGGCGGCCGGTTTGCCGTGAAACGCGCCGTTGGCGACGTGCTGGAGGTGTGGGCGGACGTATTCGCCGACGGTCACGATAAGATCGCCGCGGTCGTCCAGTACCGCATCCTGGGCGAGAAGACGCCGGACGGCGAGGAAGACTGGGCCGAGGTGCCCATGGCGGTCGTCCAGAACGACCGCTGGACGGGCCGCGTGTCGCTGACCCGCAATGCTCGCTGGGTCTATCGGATCGAGGCATGGCGCGACCTGTATGCCACTTGGCGGTCGGATACGCGCAAGAAGCTGGATGCCGGCCGCGACATCTCGCTGGAACTGGTGGAAGGCCGCACGCTGCTGGAACAGGCGGTGGAGCAGGCCCGTGACCGCGGCAAGGCCACCCTGGCCGCCCATCTCGACCTTGTCAGGAACATCCCGGATTGGGACCGCAACCGTCTGACCGACGCCATGCTGAGCGAGAGCCTGGCCGCCGACATGGCCCGCTTCGGCCCGCGGACGAACCGGTCCCACTCCCGCGAATACGAGGTCTTCGTTGACCGTCCGGCCGCCCGCTTCTCAAGCTGGTACGAGCTGTTCCCGCGCTCCATGTCGGACGACCCGAACCGGCACGGCACCTTTGACGACGTCATCCGGAAGCTGCCCTATGTCCGGGACATGGGCTTCGACGTCCTGTATTTCCCGCCCATCCACCCGATCGGGCTGACCAACCGCAAGGGCCGCAACAATTCGCTGAAGGCGGAGCCGGGCGATCCCGGCAGCCCCTACGCCATCGGGTCGGAGGCCGGCGGCCACGACGCCATCCATCCCGAGCTGGGCTCGCTGGAGGATTTCCACCGGCTGGTCCATGCCGCCCGCGAGCACGGGCTGGAGATCGCGTTGGACTTCGCCATCCAGTGCAGCCCGGACCATCCCTGGATCAAGGAGCATCCGGAATGGTTCGAATGGCGGCCGGACGGCACCATCCGCTTCGCCGAGAATCCGCCCAAGAAGTACGAGGACATCGTCAACGTCAGCTTCTACCAGGGCGGCCTGCCCAGCCTGTGGATCACTCTGCGCGATGTGATCCTGTTCTGGGTGGAGCAGGGCGTGAAGATCTTCCGCGTGGACAATCCCCACACTAAGCCCCTGCCCTTCTGGGAATGGATGATCCGCGAGGTGCAGGACCGCCATCCTGATACCCTGTTTCTGGCGGAGGCCTTCACCCGGCCGAAGATGATGAAGCGGCTGGCGAAGCTGGGCTTCTCCCAGAGCTACACCTACTTCACCTGGCGCCAGCACAAGCAGGAGATGACGGAATATCTGGTGGAACTGACGCAGGGACCGGAGAAGGAGCACTACCGTCCCAATTTCTTCGTCAACACTCCGGACATCGACCCGCCCTACCTGCATTCGGAGAACCCGGCCGCCTTCAAGATGCGCGCCGCCCTGGCCACCACGCTGTCCAGCGTCTGGGGCATGTATAGCGGGTTCGAGATGTGTGTCGGCAAGCCTGTGCCGGGTAAGGAGGAGTATCTCGACTCCGAGAAGTATGAGCTGAAGGCCTGGAACTGGGACGATCCCAAGAATATCCGGGACTATATCCGCGCCCTGAACCGGATGCGGCGGCGCTATCCCGCCTTGCAGCAGCTCACCAACCTTCGCTTCTACAACGCTTATCACGACCAGGTGATCTACTACGGCAAGCTCGCCCCGCAGGGCGGGGAAATGATCCTGGCCGCGGTCAACATGAACCCGAACGAGACGGCCCACCATGTCGCTATCGAAGTCCCGCTCTGGGAGTTCGGGCTGCCTGACGATGGCGTGGTCGAGGTGGAGGACCTGTTCACCGGCGGCCGCTGGTTCTGGTACGGCAAGTGGCAGCATGTGACGCTGGACCCCGGCATCAACCCGGCGGCCATCTGGCGGATCGCCAGGACCGGCTGA
- a CDS encoding outer membrane protein → MNALKTTLFALALAAAPIAVTTSHAETPSEQSGQAEGGVYLQGLGGWSTLSGAPASSTVLDPALANISSGASLGWQPMESLRVELEYLYRNASNERIGAIAETSTGTLDSRSLMANALIDFNISDWATPYVGVGVGWTRVEPVTGFSTRDDVFAYQGIVGLSVPFSDTLSFFADGRFMRSDDFNLGISSMSDNHLQSWSALAGFRFTFGGSN, encoded by the coding sequence ATGAACGCGCTCAAGACGACCCTTTTCGCCCTGGCCCTGGCTGCCGCCCCGATCGCCGTCACGACGAGCCACGCTGAGACTCCGTCTGAGCAGAGCGGACAGGCGGAAGGCGGCGTCTATCTGCAGGGGCTTGGCGGATGGAGCACCCTCAGCGGTGCTCCAGCCTCCTCCACCGTCCTCGATCCGGCCCTGGCGAACATCAGCTCCGGCGCTTCACTGGGCTGGCAGCCGATGGAAAGCCTCCGGGTGGAACTGGAATATCTTTACCGGAACGCCAGCAACGAACGCATCGGCGCGATTGCGGAGACCAGCACGGGCACCCTCGATTCGCGCAGCCTGATGGCGAATGCGCTGATCGACTTCAACATCAGCGACTGGGCGACGCCCTATGTCGGTGTCGGCGTGGGCTGGACCCGCGTGGAGCCGGTGACCGGCTTCAGCACCCGCGACGACGTCTTCGCCTATCAGGGCATCGTCGGTCTGTCGGTTCCCTTCTCCGACACGCTGTCCTTCTTCGCCGATGGCCGCTTCATGCGCAGCGACGATTTCAATCTCGGCATTTCCAGCATGTCCGACAACCATCTGCAGAGCTGGTCGGCGCTGGCCGGCTTCCGTTTCACCTTCGGCGGCAGCAACTAG